From the genome of Vulpes lagopus strain Blue_001 chromosome 2, ASM1834538v1, whole genome shotgun sequence, one region includes:
- the CHST14 gene encoding carbohydrate sulfotransferase 14, translating to MFPRPLTPLAAPNGAEPLGRALRRAPLGRARAGPGGPPLLLPSMLMFAVIVASSGLLLMIERGILAEVKPLPLHPPSREAAAWRRALPRPAGLPLGPGDPDWQVRQDVRNRTLRAVCGQPGMPRDPWDLPAGQRRTLLRHVLVSDRYRFLYCYVPKVACSNWKRVLKVLAGVLDSVDVRLRMDHRRDLVFLADLRPEEIRYRLQHYFKFLFVREPLERLLSAYRNKFGEIPEYQRRYGAEIVRRYRAGAGPSPAGDDVTFPEFLRYLADEDPERMNEHWMPVYHLCQPCAVHYDFVGSYERLEADANQVLEWVRAPPHVRFPARQAWYRPASPESLHYHLCSAPRALLQDVLPKYILDFSLFAYPLPNVTREACHQ from the coding sequence ATGTTCCCCCGCCCGCTGACCCCCCTGGCGGCCCCGAATGGCGCCGAGCCCCTGGGCCGGGCGCTGAGGCGGGCCCCGCTGGGCCgggcccgggccgggccgggggggccgccgctgctgctgccgtCCATGCTGATGTTCGCGGTGATCGTGGCCTCCAGCGGGCTGCTGCTCATGATCGAGAGGGGCATCCTGGCCGAGGtgaagcccctgcccctgcacccTCCCAGCCGCGAGGCCGCGGCCTGGCGCCGGGCCCTCCCGCGGCCTGCGGGGCTGCCCCTGGGGCCCGGGGACCCGGACTGGCAGGTGAGGCAGGACGTCCGGAACCGCACCCTGCGGGCGGTGTGCGGGCAGCCAGGCATGCCCCGGGACCCTTGGGACCTGCCGGCGGGGCAGCGGCGCACCTTGCTGCGCCACGTCCTCGTGAGTGACCGCTACCGCTTTCTGTACTGCTACGTCCCCAAGGTGGCCTGCTCCAACTGGAAGCGGGTGCTGAAGGTGCTGGCGGGCGTCCTGGACAGCGTGGACGTCCGCCTCAGGATGGACCACCGCCGCGACCTGGTGTTCCTGGCCGACCTGCGGCCCGAGGAGATCCGCTACCGCCTACAGCACTACTTCAAGTTCCTGTTCGTGCGCGAGCCCCTGGAGCGCCTCCTCTCCGCCTACCGCAACAAGTTTGGCGAGATCCCAGAGTACCAGCGGCGCTACGGCGCCGAGATCGTGAGGCGGTACCGGGCCGGAGCGGGGCCCAGCCCCGCAGGGGACGATGTCACCTTCCCCGAGTTCCTGAGGTACCTGGCGGACGAGGACCCTGAGCGGATGAATGAGCACTGGATGCCCGTGTACCACCTGTGCCAGCCTTGTGCGGTGCACTACGACTTTGTGGGCTCCTATGAGCGGCTGGAGGCCGACGCCAACCAGGTGCTGGAGTGGGTGCGGGCGCCGCCCCACGTGCGGTTCCCAGCTCGCCAGGCCTGGTACCGGCCGGCTAGCCCGGAAAGTCTGCACTACCACCTGTGCAGTGCCCCACGGGCCCTCCTGCAGGATGTGCTGCCTAAGTATATCCTAGACTTCTCCCTCTTTGCCTACCCGCTGCCTAATGTTACCAGGGAGGCCTGTCACCAGTGA